The genomic DNA CGCAGCCGCTGTGGATGCTCATGGACTGGCGTGACCCCGCAGTGAAGGCCGGGGCCTTTGATTTCATATGGGGCGGCGACGTGCTCTATGAGAAACGATTTTTCGAACCGCTCATCCGGCTTTTCCGCCATGCCCTCGCACCCGGCGGAAAAATCTGGATCGGCGAACCGGTGCGGACCGTCTCGCGCCCCGTGTGGGACGAACTGCGCGATCGTGGCTTTGCACCGAAAAAGATTACCGTCGAAAAGGTCGCACTCTGCGGCCAGAACCCCACTGTGAATTTGTGGGAAATACACATTACGTAAACCGGAGGAAATCATGGGCAAGACAATTCGATTTGGTGTGTCTCTCGATTCCGATCTGCTTGAGAAATTCGATAATCATTGTGAGGAGCGCAGTTACCAGACTCGTTCCGAGGCCATTCGCGACCTGATCCGCAACACATTGGTGCAGCGGGAGTGGGAAAATGCCGAGGGTGATCTCGCCGGAACCTTGACCTTGGTCTACGATCATCATAAGTCCGGGCTTTCGCAGCGGCTGACCGAGATTCAGCACGATCACCATGACGTGATCCAGTCGTCGCTGCATGTGCATCTGGATCACCACAACTGCCTTGAGGTCATCATCCTGAAAGGGGATGCCGACACCATCAAGGCGCTGGGGCAGAAGCTCATCTCCACCAAGGGGGTGAAGCATGGGAATCTCGCCCTGACGACCACGGGTAAGGACTTGATCTAAATGGAAGACGTACAAAAGCAGCAGGCGGCAATCGCCATGCCCATCGACCGCGTCGGCGTGAAAGGGATGCGTTTGCCGATTATTGTCCGGGACCGTGAGTCCGGCATCCAGCATACGATTGCCGAGGTCTCGCTGTCCGTGGACCTGCCTGCCGAGTTCAAAGGCACGCACATGAGTCGTTTTGTCGAGGCGCTGGAACACTGGTCCGGCGATCTTGATTACACCTCGTTTCGCACGCTCCTTGATGATGTGGTCGTGCGGTTGCAGGCCAAGAGTGCCCATGTGCGTTTCGTGTTTCCGTTTTTTCTGCGGAAGCTATCGCCGGAAAGCGGTCATAGCGGGCTGATGGATTACACCTGCCGCGTGGACGGCTGGATGAAGGACGGCAAGCTGACTTTCACGCTGGGGGCCGATGTCCCGGTCATGACGGTCTGTCCGTGTTCCAAGGCCATTTCCGAGGAAGGCGCGCACTCGCAGCGGGCCAAAGTCCGCATCCGCACGCAGTTTGACGGATTCCTCTGGCTTGAGGATCTCATCGAGATCGGCGAAAAGGCCGGGTCGTGTCAGGTCTATTCGCTGCTCAAGCGTGAGGACGAGAAGCACGTTACCGAGGCTTCCTTTGCCAATCCCATGTTTGTCGAAGACGTGGTGCGCGAAGCAGCCAATGGGCTGGCGGAGCATCCGCAGGTGCATTGGTACCGTGTCGAGGTGGAGAGCTTCGAATCCATCCACAATCATTCCGCATTCGCAGTGATCGAGTGTCCCGAAGAGTAGAATATAATTTCATGTTCATATATGAAAACCGTATGCAGAATGTCTGCATACGGTTTTTTTTATTTATGGAGGAATTTGTAATGAAGCGTCTGACCCTTGTTGTTTTCTGTCTGTTCGCAATGACTGTTTTCTTCGGAACCGACTGCCGTGCCGAGGATTCCAAAGATACGTTCATTCATTTTACTGTGTTGCCGCAAAAGATGCCGAGCGGGGCTGATTCCTGGCCTGTGGTCATGGAATTCAAGACCAAGGTCATGGAGCTTGCCGGTGGATTCACCGAGCTTGGTCCTTCCCGTGGCGGTTCGCTTCATCCTGACAGCGTGCATCATGAAGAGAATCTCTCCTTCCTTATCGCGGCGGACAGGGATATCAGTGCTGATTTGAAAAAACTCATCACGTCCTATTTCAACAAGGAAAATGCGTTCATCCTTGTGTGGCAGGGAAAGATGGTACGCTGAGTCTGACGGTTTGCAGGTCGAATCGAAAAAGGGTATTCTTGACTCGGTTGCTTCCCTTTGCTGTTTTTGAAGGGGGACTTTTTCATGTCTGATACCAATCTTTCCGCACTTTCATCGCTGGGCACGGTCCAGCAGGTTGCCGCGAACAATGTCGCCAATGTGAATACTGACGGCTTCAAGGCAAGCTCTGTCGTGCTCCAGTCCGGCCCGGAAGATCAGGGCGTTCGCGTGGGGGCGATTCACCAGTCCTCCACACCCGGAGCCATGGTCAATGGAGTCGAGACTTCCAATACCGACGTCGGTCGCGAAATGGTCGGCATGATGCGGACCGGGCATGCCTTTTCCGCCAATGTCGCGGCTATTCGCGTTTCCGAGGAAATGACCGGGCATCTGCTCAACATGATCGCGTAAAACAGCCTGTTGACACTTTTCGACTTTATGTCTTACGGTCCATCATGGCCCGTCTGCGCGCGCTCCCAATTTTGGTGGCAAAGCCCAGTGCGGGCCATACTTGCGTTCGCCAGACTGCTTTGAAAGCATCCTCAGCGGTGTGCTGTGAGAAAATCAAACCTTCACGTGGAAGGGCTGCGTTTCGGTTTTGTTTTTCTGTTATGTTTTGGAGTTGATACTTATGGAACAGTCTGGACGACGAACTGAACATGAGAGGATTTCATGAACAAGACCGTAAAGACTGATTTTGACGTTATCATCGTCGGCGGTGGTCCTGCCGGACTGTTTGCCGCATACTATCTTGCCGAACATAGCGATCTGGATGTGCTGGTTATCGACAAGGGGAAACGTTCGCTCAAGCGCAACTGCCCGTTGTCCGGTGATCAGGAATGCATCAAGTGCCGTCCCTGTAACATCCTTTGCGGTGTCGGCGGGGCCGGATTGTTTTCCGACGGCAAACTGAATTTCATCCACAAGTTGGGCAAGACCGACCTGACACAGTTTGTCGGCACGTCCGAGGCCGTGTCCCTTATCGACGAGACCGAAGAGATTTTCAATCGGTTCGGCATGGACGGCAAGGTGTTCCCCACGGACATGGATAAGGCTGGGGATATTCGCAAGGATGCCCGTAAGCACGGCATTGATCTGCTTGTCATCAAGCAGAAGCATCTCGGCAGTGACAATCTGCCGGGGCATATCGCCGGAATGGCTGACTACATCTGTGACAAGGGCGTGGCGTTCCATACTTCGGAAAACGTCAAGGATATAGTGGTCGAGGACGGTGTCGTCACCGGCGTGATCACCAATCGTCGTGAATACAACGCGAAGAACGTCATTCTCGCACCGGGCCGTGTGGGTGCGGAGTGGGTCGGCAGCGTGGTCAAGAACCATGGCATTGAGGTCTCCCAGCGCGGCATCGAAGTCGGTGTCCGCGTCGAGGTCCACAATGAGATCATGCAGGACCTGTGCTCCGTGATTTATGATCCGACTTTCTTTGTCCGTACGACGAAATACGATGACCAGACCCGCACCTTCTGCACTAATTATGGTGGGTTTGTGGCGCTTGAAAACTATCAGGACTTCGTCTGTGTCAACGGTCATGCGCTCATGAACACCAAATCCGACAACACCAACTTCGCGTTCCTGTCCAAGGTCGTGCTGACTGATCCCGTGGAGGACAATCAGGCCTATGGTGAATCCATCGGACGACTGGCGACCCTGATCGGCGGTGGTAAGCCTATCTTGCAGCGTTTCGGTGATCTCAAGCGCGGGCGGCGCTCCACGTGGGACCGTATCCGCAACAGCTACATCGAGCCGACCATGAAAAATGCGGTGCCCGGTGATATCGCCATGGCACTGCCTGAACGCATCCTGACCAACCTTATCGACGGTCTGGAGCAGTTGAACAACGTGGTTCCCGGTGTGTCCAACGACGAGACCCTGCTGTATGCGCCGGAGATCAAGTTCTTTGCCACGCAGGTGGAGACCGGCGCGCACCTTGAAACCGCCGTCAAGGGACTCTTCGTAGCCGGTGACGGGCCGGGTGTCGCAGGCAATATTGTCGGCGCGGCAGCCACTGCACTTATTCCGGCCAAGGAAATCATTCGCCGGAAGTAGTTTTACTTTGATTGAAGACAAAAGGCTCGGCATTGTGTCGGGTCTTTTTTTGTTTGCGGCAAGTTAAATCAATATATTTAAGTGTTTATGTTCGCTGTTTCTTTGGCCGTAAAGGCGTGTTGGCGAGCTGTGTTGCTCCAGGCCTTGAATTTTTCTAGATTTTTTTTACAGAAAGTCATTTAACAACATTGACATGGCGTCAGAAAGTTGACAGAGGATATATATATTTAAAGAAATACCTGCCGGGGGCGTTTGCCCTTTGGTTGAATTCTCACGCGATTACGGAGGAAAGATGGCGCTTAATCTGGACGGTATCATCGGGGACAGCCCCGTCCTTGCCGAGGTCTTCAGGGTCCTTGAGAAGGTTGCGCCCACGGACAGCACCGTGCTGGTGACCGGCGAATCCGGAACAGGCAAGGAATTGCTGGTTCGTGCCCTGCATCGGAACAGTGCCCGTCACAACAATGCGTTTGTGCCCATCAACTGTGGTGCCATCCCCAAGGAATTGCTGGAGTCGGAGCTGTTCGGCCATGAGAAGGGAGCATTCACCCATGCCATCCGTTCGCGTCCGGGGCGGTTTGAGTTGGCGGACGGCGGTACCATTTTTCTCGATGAAATCGGTGAAATGGACCTGAGCCTACAGGTCAAGATTCTGCGTGCCTTGCAGGAAAAGGAAATCGAGCGGGTGGGCGGCACGTCCATCAAGAAAGTCGATGTCCGTGTTGTGGCCGCTACGAACCGTGATCTTGAAGGGGAAGTTCAGGCCGGACGTTTTCGCGAAGACCTTTTTTACCGGCTCAACGTAATCCCATTACACCTGCCTCCCCTGCGTGAGCGCGGTAACGATATCCTCACTCTGGCCGAGCATTTTCTCTGTGGTCACTGCACGAACAAGGATCGCAAGGGACTTCAACTTTCTGAGAAGGCCAAGAAAATGCTGTTGACCTACAGCTGGCCCGGTAATGTCCGTGAATTGGAAAACTTCATGGAGCGGCTTTCCATCCTGTGCGATGGGAACGAGGTGCTGCCTGAAGACCTTCCGGCCAAGATCTTCGATGATATCGGTGAAAAGCCGCTCAAGAAGATTGTCGAGGTCCAGCCCATGCGTCCTGCCGGTTTTGTCTGGCCGACGCTCAAGGACATGGGAGACAAGGAGCTCAAGCTCAAGGAATTTCTGGAAGCCATTGAAGGGCGGCTTCTTGAGGAAGCGCTTTCAAAGGCGGGTGGCGTAAAGAACAAGGCTGCGGAGTTGGTCGGCATCAAGCGCACCACGCTTATCGAGAAGTTGAAAAAGCGTGGACTGCTGTAACGGCAGGGGGATGGCTGACTATTGGTATTCACCGTGTAGCACGACAATTGCATAACTGCTCGACGTGACTGTGAAAAGTGCCAAAATTTCTCTCTGGTCTTTAGGACTGGCCCTTGTTGCCGGGTTGCTGATAGCCGCCCCGGCCCAAGCCCTGCGCGTTACTTTCAACTCCAAGGGCGATTCTGACAGACTGACTTTTTCCTTTGATTCCGAAAAGTTGCCAAAGACTTCTGTCACCCGGACCGGCAAGCAGGACGTTGTTGTCACATTGCCTGACACCATCTGGGACAGCGAGGCCAAGCCTTCGCCCAAGGATTTCCCCGGAAAGCTCGTCAAATCCATCCGTACAACCGGCAATAGTATCCAGATTGTCACCAGAACCAGTGGATTCGGATACATCAAGGTGCCGACCACTACGGGAAAGGCACAGTTTGTTTTACAGCTGTTCCGTGACCCCTATGGTTCCCGGTGGAAGCCGAGGAAACCGCAGGCCAAACCCGCTCCGGCTATTCCCGCCAAACTGGCACAGAAGCCTGCCTCCACAGTGACGCCGAAACCTCAGGCCAAGCCGCAGCCCGTTGCTGCTCCGGTTCAGCAGAAGCCGGTTTCGCAGCCCGAGCCTGTTGTACAGCCTGTTCAGCCGATCTCTTCTCCCATGCAGGGCGAGGCGAATCTGCCGCCGGAAGGCAATGTGACCGGCGAGCGCAAGCCGTTTTTCTCGGTGCCGTATTCAGTGCGTAACGAGGTCGCTCCGCCCGGTCAGCCGCCGTCCGCAGTTTCGGATCAATCCGAGGCCCAAGCCGTTCAGCCGGTTGCTCAGAGAGATGTGTCCGGTGATTATCCAGCATCCAGTGAGTTGCGCTTCAAGGCAGTCAACAAGATGGCTGAAGAAGTGAAGTTCGCGGAATTGGCAGGAGAGGGTGCCGGGGGCACTCCGGTGGTCGGGCAGGTCGCGCAGCCGTTGGCTCCAGTCGTTGACGAAGGCGCAGCTCAAGAAGCCCAGCCCGTAGAACTTCCGGCAGGTGCCGCAGGGGGTACTGTCGTTCCTCCTGCTTCCGTACCGGCTCAGGTACAGCCCGTGACACAGCCTTCCGGTGATGTTGCCGGAACGGTCTCTTCGGAACAGTCCGTTGCATTGGCTCCGATCGTAACGACCGAGGAAGTGTCCGGTGAAGGGCAGGTCGGGGGCAGTGTGGTGCCGCCTCCGCCCACGGTCATTCAGGGTTCTCCTCCGCCTGAACCAACGGCGGAAGAATCCGCTCAGGTCGTGCAGTCGGTTGTCGAGGAACCGGTGCAGGAAGTTGCTCCGCCTGCCGAACCGCCGGCGCAGGAAGCAGAACAGCCTGTCGTTGCCGAGACGGACGTACCTGCGGGTGAAGCGCCTGTTACGGAACCCGGCATGGACAATGCCACTGCGGAAGCTGCGGCACAGGAACAGGCGGTCCGGGATCAGTTGTCGGAAGCCCAGTCCATGATGTTCAGCGGCAATCTCCCGGAGGCTCTCAGACTGTTCGAGGGTATCCTCAAGATGCCCAATGTGCCGGAAGATGTTCGTGAAGAGACGTTGTACGCTGTAGCCGACATCAAGAAGCAGTTGAACAGCGAGGACCTTGCCGCGTCATTCGAGGAAATTTCCCAGGCGTTCATTGAGGCGATGAATGCCAATCTGCGTTCCAACCGTGTGCCGCGTGCATTGCTCAATCTGGGGCTTTTGAACTTGCAGGTCGGCAACTTCCCGGAAGCCAAGGCGTATTTCAAGATTCTTCAGGAAAAGTACCCTGACGACGATAATATCCCGTCTATCAGTTATTACTGGGGCGAGTATTATTACAAGAAGGGCGATTACAAGAAGGCGGCGGACCAGTTCCAGTATCTTATTCAGACGTACCCGGAACACCAGTTGGTCAAGCAGGCGGCCTTCTATCTTGCCGACGCGCTGAACAGGACCGGCTTTATCGAGCAGGCCTTCCAAATTATCGACTACATCGACAAACGCTGGCCTGATTATTACATGGAAAATCCCGAGTTCCTGCGTTTGGCGGGCGGTGTCGAAATGCAGCTGCGAAAGTGGCCGCAGGCGAAGAATCATTATTTCACGTACTACAACCTGAACCCCGAGGCCGAAGGTTCTGACGTTGTGCTTGCCCGTATCGGTGACATCTATATCTATGAAAACCAGAAGAAGGCAGCGCGTCAGATTTACGAGAAGGCCGTCCTGAATTACCCGGACAAGGAAGGGGGACTCATTGCCAAGATGCGTCTCGCCGAAGAGGGGATTTATGACAATCCGTCCATGCCGCAGATGGGGAACATATTCAATCGTCCATACAACAAGCGGCCCGAGAATATTTACAAGGAAATCATCGAAGAGCATCCGGACAGCCCGCTTGCGCCCATAGCGCAGCTGAAGCTCGCCATGTGGTATGCCTTCAACAAGAAGTATCCCGAAGCCCTGTCTGCCGCTCAGGACTTGTTGGAGAAATATCCGGACAGTCCGCTTGTCGATCGTGCCCGCAAGCTCGGTGATTCCGTCTTTGCCCTTGCCGTTCCCGGAATGGTCGGCGAGGAACGGTATGGCCGCGTGGTGCGCTACTGGGAAACGTATGATTTCATTGGCAAGGAAGATACCAAGGTAGACGAATGGACTCGTCTGAATATTGCCACAAGCTACTGGAAGATCGGACAGCCTGAAAAGGCGCTTGAGCTGTTGAAGCCTTTCCTCGCCAAGAAGCAGGTCAAGGATGTGTCGGACAAGGCGCTCGGTCTGGCTGTGAACATTTATCTCGACCAGCTCGCATGGAAGGAGATTTCCGATCTTATCGCCATGGCCAAGACGAACTGGACGCTCAAGCCGGAACAGTTGCGGCAGCTGGATTATGCCCGGGCCATGTCGCTTCAGAACCTTGGCAATTCCAATCAGGCTCTGCCCATGTGGGCCGAGCTTGCCAAGGATGTAAAGGTCGAACCGGCTTTCCGTGCCTATGCCATGTATTACATGGCCAAGGCCGCCATGGAGCGTCAGGACCTGCGAAAGGTTTTCGTCTACGCTCAGGAAGCCCTCTCGCTGCTGCTCCAGACCAATGGCGACCCCGAGAAGATCAAGGATGCCGTCCTGATGTCCATTTACGCGACAGAGCGTTCCGGGCGTTACAACGAAGCCCTCAAGTGGGCCCGCGAGTACGACAGGTATATTGATGTTGATAACCCGGAATGGGCCTCAACCCGTTTCAAGCTCGCCCGTATTTACCGCAAGGCTGGAGCCATTGGTGAATGGAAGCAGCTTCTGGGGGACATCATCGAGAAGAAGCCGGATTCGCTTCAGGCGCAGCTCGCCAAGTCCGCACTGGATACATACGATCTTGAGCAGCAGGCCGAGCAGTATGCTCCCGCACCGCAGTAGAGAGTCCGCTTCCGAAATTTTCCGAACTTTATGCATGGCTCTGGCGCAGCTTGTGCGAAAGTGTCAGGCCATGCTATTTGATGGTCAGAAATGTGTTGTGATGTCCTTTTGAGAGGTGAGCGTTATGGAGAGACAGGCGATCGTTGCAGGACGGTTCTATGATGCCGATGTCGCGCGGCTGAATGCGGTTGTCGACGGGTATCTTGTCGTGGATGGCGAAAAGCGGAAGGAGAAGACGCTTTTGTGCATGGTACCCCATGCCGGGTATGTTTTTTCCGGCGGAGTCTGTGGTGCGACGCTGGCCAAGGCGAATCTTGAATCAACCGTTTTGCTGCTGGGGCCGAATCATACCGGGCTTGGCGACCGTTTTGCCTTATGGGCGGAGGGTGGCTGGGATATTCCCGGCGCGACAGTGCCGGTGGATGCGGATTTGGCATCTGAACTGCTCGGTGCAAGCCCCCTGATTCATGCCGATACCGCCGCGCATGTGCAGGAACACTCCCTTGAGGTCATTCTGCCGTTTCTGCACCGGATGAATCCCGAGACGTCCATTGTTCCCATATCCGTCTCTTCCCGTTCCGCCGAGCATCTGAAACAGGTGGGCATGAGCATAGGCCGGATTCTCAAGTCGTTTGAGCGTCCTGTTTCCATTGTGGTCAGTTCGGACATGAGCCATTACATCAGCCACGATGAAGCCAAGGCCAAAGATACGCTGGCGCTGGAGGCTGCGGTGAATCTGGAGCCGGGGCGGCTTTTGGAAACCGTGGCCAGCAACAATATTTCCATGTGCGGTGTCCTGCCCATGACCGTCGGATTGTATGCTGCGCTTGAAATGGGCGCGACCCGGGGGGAATTGACAGCGTATGCGACGTCCGGCGAGGTGTCCGGCGATTTCGATCAGGTGGTAGGATATGCCGGTGTGATTGTCGATTAGTCTTTTTGTCATGAAAAGTCCTCCGAAAACATATGCTTTCGGAGGCCTTTTTTGTTGTAGAAAGAAAGTTTTGCTTTGCTTTGGATGTTACTCGACAGCCTGTCGAGAGACTAGACGTTTCATGATCCGCCTTTGTAGCCGACTGTCGGCTTTCCATCCTGAACGATGACCGGAATACGGCGGCGTCCGTCGGAGAGTTGCAGCATTGCTTCCATATCGGCGGGGTTCATCAGGACGTCAATGAATCTGGCATGCGGAAACGCATCAAGTGCCCGTCGTGTGTGCGGACAGGTCGGTTTCCCGTAAATGAGTGTCTCGGCCACAAACAATCTCCTTGTTTGCGCTCTCTCATACTACCTTCCACATTTTTCGTCCATACCCATTTCTTCATGTGCCATTACATCCCGATGTCTTTAATGGAGCTGTCCTTTCATAATCAGAATATTTGTTAACTAAACGGCAATACTCATGAAGTTCATCCCACCCGCGCGAATGCGTCCCCAAGAAGTTACGGGGAGATAGGGGGGATGGAGTCCAGAGGAAGGCACCAAAGAAAACCGCCCGATTCAGCGTGAGCCGAATCGGGCGGTTGGATTGTTGCGTCAGCTAACGGCTAGCGACGGCCACCACGGCTTCCGCCGCGGTTGTCGCGACGTCCGCCGCCACGGTTGTCACGGCGTCCGCCACGGTCGCCGCCACGCGGTGCGGGGCGCTTGAAGTCATCGAGATTGACTTCCTGACCGGCTTCTTCCATGAGCCATGCCTTGCGGGACAGACGAATGCGTCCGCCGGGTTCGAGGGAGATGCACTTGACCCACACTTCCTGTCCGAGCTGGACAACATCTTCAACGCGTTCGACGCGTTCGAAGTCGAGCTGGGAGATGTGGAGCATGCCTTCCTGACCGGGCAGGATTTCGACGAGAGCGCCAACCTCAAGAACCTTGCGGACGGTGCCGAGGTAGTTCTTGCCCGGTTCGGGCTTCTGGTCGTAGTAGAGGACCATTTCCTTGGCCTTTTCCATGGATGCCATGGTCGGGGCGAAGATGGAGATCTTGCCGGAATCTTCGATGTCGATGTCGGCTTCGGTCTCGGCGGTAATGGCCTTGATATTCTTTCCGCCGGGTCCGATGACCGAGCGGATTTTTTCGGGGTCGATGTGAACGACAGCCATCTGCGGTGCCAGTTCGGACAGGGACTCGCGGGGAGCTTCCAGAACTTCGTTCATGTGACCGAGGATGTGCAGACGCGCTTCCTTGGCCTGATGCAGTGCCTTTTTCAGGACGTCCTGCGGGATGCCGGCGATCTTGATGTCCATCTGGATTGCGGTGATGCCGTCTTTGGTACCGGCAACCTTGAAGTCCATGTCGCCGAGTGCGTCTTCGTCACCGAGGATGTCGGTGAGGATGAAGTACTGGTCGTCTTCCTTGCACAGGCCCATTGCGATACCGGCAACCGGTTCGGAGATGGGGACACCGGCGTCCATCAGGGACAGGGTGGCGCCGCAGACGGAAGCCATGGAAGAGGAACCGTTGGATTCCATGATTTCGGAGACAACGCGGATGGTGAACGGGAAATCGTCCTGGCTCGGAAGAACCGGAGTCAGAGCGCGTTCAGCCAGTGCGCCGTGGCCGACTTCGCGGCGGGAGGTGCCGCGCAGCATGCGGGCTTCACCGACGCAGTACGGCGGGAAGTTGTAATGCAGCATGAAGCGCTTGGTGGCATCGCCGAGCAGGGAGTCGTAACGCTGCTCATCACGGGTGGAACCGAGGGTGGCGACTGCCAGAGCGCTGGTTTCACCGCGGCGGAAGAGCACGGAGCCGTGGGTCTGGGCAAGCAGGCCGGTCTCGATGGAGAGCGGGCGAACGGTGGTGGTGTCACGACCGTCGATGCGAAGGCCTTCGTTCACGATACGATCGCGGACGAGCTTCTTGGTGATGTCGCCGACGATATCGCCGACAGCCTTGAGCTTGTCTTCATCTTCGGGGAACTTCTCGGCAACGGCTTCCTTGGCTTTCTGCTTGGCAGCGTCCTTGGCGGCGTAGCGGACCAGTTTTTCGGGAGTGGTCACTGCGGCCTTGAGGTCTTCAGTGATGAAGTCGCCGAGGAAGGAAACGAGTTCTTCGTCCTGCTTGGGGGCTTCAACAACGATTTTCTCAACGCCGACCTTGGCGCGGAGTTCGTCCTGAAGGTCGAAGAGCGGGGTGATCTGCTCGTGGCCCCAGGCAAGAGCGTCGGCAACGAGGTCTTCGGAGACGAAGTCGCCGCCGCCTTCGACCATCACCATGGCTTCGCGGGTTGCTGCGAAGATGAGGTTCAGGGAAGACTCCTCGTTCATGCCCTTGTAGGTCGGGTAGAGAACGAATTCATTGTTTACATAGCCGACACGGGCACCGACGATCGGGCCGAGGAACGGCATCTTGGAGATGTGGCACGCGGCGGAAGCGCCGGTCAGAGCCAGTACATCGGGGTTGACGTCTTTGTCCGCGGACAGGACGGTAGCGATGATCTGGACTTCGTCTGCAAAGCCTTTCTCGAACAGGGGACGGATGG from uncultured Pseudodesulfovibrio sp. includes the following:
- the pnp gene encoding polyribonucleotide nucleotidyltransferase is translated as MTMTPFDATSLTTTVGGIDITIETGKYARQASGAVTITSGNTTVLVTAVTQPLAIDRGFFPLTCNYQEMAYAAGRVPGNYFRREGRPSERETLVSRLIDRPIRPLFEKGFADEVQIIATVLSADKDVNPDVLALTGASAACHISKMPFLGPIVGARVGYVNNEFVLYPTYKGMNEESSLNLIFAATREAMVMVEGGGDFVSEDLVADALAWGHEQITPLFDLQDELRAKVGVEKIVVEAPKQDEELVSFLGDFITEDLKAAVTTPEKLVRYAAKDAAKQKAKEAVAEKFPEDEDKLKAVGDIVGDITKKLVRDRIVNEGLRIDGRDTTTVRPLSIETGLLAQTHGSVLFRRGETSALAVATLGSTRDEQRYDSLLGDATKRFMLHYNFPPYCVGEARMLRGTSRREVGHGALAERALTPVLPSQDDFPFTIRVVSEIMESNGSSSMASVCGATLSLMDAGVPISEPVAGIAMGLCKEDDQYFILTDILGDEDALGDMDFKVAGTKDGITAIQMDIKIAGIPQDVLKKALHQAKEARLHILGHMNEVLEAPRESLSELAPQMAVVHIDPEKIRSVIGPGGKNIKAITAETEADIDIEDSGKISIFAPTMASMEKAKEMVLYYDQKPEPGKNYLGTVRKVLEVGALVEILPGQEGMLHISQLDFERVERVEDVVQLGQEVWVKCISLEPGGRIRLSRKAWLMEEAGQEVNLDDFKRPAPRGGDRGGRRDNRGGGRRDNRGGSRGGRR